The sequence CGGCCACCTTCCTTCCATCCCAGGCAACCATCCCCTGTAACGCGCATAATGAGTCTTAATTAACAGTTTCGTGGTGTTTTGGGAAGCTTAATTTGCCGTGgcgaaagggagagaaagggggAGGAGAAGATGGCGTCTTCAGGATGGAATTCCTACGGAAATGTTGCTGTCGTAGAAATCGCATTTTCACGTGGCACCAATCGATCGACTTACGGTTTGATTTCAGCTACATCCGGCAGGCTCTTCAAGATGAACTTGAATTTACATAAGGATGAGCGAGAAGGAGGCAAAATGCGTTGAGTTGATCCTTAATGTTACAAgtggataatttatatttgtaaataaatgtaaaaatattagagaaggatacgtctttaaatattaaaataattcagagAAAATTGGAGCATGCTTCTCATATAAGaatgatatacaaaaatatacaaaaaatatatttagtatcaTTGTGCTTAATAATCATATTGCACATATTAGAATAACATCActagaaaataaatgcaagaaaaaaaaataattaaatatattaaacacattGAGAATGTGTTTGACGAATACTCATTATCagctattttattcaattatttatacgtttatgatcattgatttttatctctttgctCGTCTTTTTACAtccttaatctttttaatttccttgACTTTCTAAAGGAAATACCAGTAGCACTGAAGAAAAACTGCATTTCATAGTTGCCCTTTGTTAAAAATCTACGATAAAACTGTTGTTGCACAACTGCTTCTTGGCCTCGATACAATTCGACTGAACACATATTGATCGGTTGTCTCTTCTTCAACGGAGCCTATcaccaattttaaaattttgaacataGTCACTAACTCGAAAGTATTgtatatcttgaaataatcaGTCTCATTAGTTAAAGTTATAGTAGATagttatagttatttaatatgcaaatgtgagttacaaataatatttaataaaattgagtttatttttatgtatttgaatattgtcatcaaataataattttttctataaatttaaaatagcgataaaatttaattacaacattattgcatttacattgcaaaaatgtgcataattaataatattataatttacacataatgcagttgtaacaataattaaattaaattatcttatatctaaattatttagtatttcaTAAGCATTTACAGATTTCGTTTTGTCTACTAATTTTTTCCAGCAGAAAGCAATGATAATTGAGATAAGATcaaaattaaagcaaatagtttcattttgattattaattaaagaagcaaataaaagaagggactaaaagaaaatagtagaTAAGTGAATCCATTGAGCACAGATAAGGCTCTGTATCAAAAAACGGTAAGAGTtggcaaataattaaatgatttttaggATTTTCAGTCTGTAGCCTACGTCATTTCTACGAGATATCACcggctctttatttttttacaattacaaaGAGAGTCTTTATCTTGTAGCAGCAAGCGACTGTTGAGGTCGTTGTCTTCGCGATACAGAATGAGGGACATTCCCGATTCGCGGATTACCGAGACATCTCCGTGAACTTTTCCCTCGATTACGTAAAACGTAATCactcatattatttttctcaagctctttattttatctcgcCGCTTCGATAATCTATATTcgatatatgattaattgcaTATCaacatatatttgcatttatgatatgatttattttacacacacacactgctGTCTTGCGCAAattaattcacaatttttcatacgttatatttttttaaattaatataaagattgaaacgcacatatatatatatatatatatatatatatatatatataggcctCGAACGTAACTTATGGTTTTCGATTAGatttttacactttattttgaaaatataaatgtatatgtgtatgcgtgagagagggagagagagagagagagagagagagagagagagagagagaacattaTAAGAACATTTacttaaatcataaaaatacacgcatttttacgaattaaaagaaaagtagaacatatttcattattctaaAAGTTTTTCATGATAGTGAGATTTCAAATACAAAaaccaaatataaatttgtttcttttttatatttttattaataattatacatataattatttagaataacatctgttacttaaaaaaaaataagagaaatgatATGACTTGCACACATGACGacattcattatttatcatttgtatttttgtcaATTCGTATTTGCACGTCAAAATATCGTCAgacgagataaaataaaagactaTTATTCATATGGTTGGAAAACGCAGGTGCGGTATGTGAATGATTGTTGTAACATTGCACGTGTTGAAAGAAATATGTTCGTGACATGACAGCTTTACATCTGGTTACACTGCGCGAGGGTTTCCCGGCGCGAGCGATGCTTGCGTAAACTCAACTCACAGGCGCACAAAAATCTAATGTTGGGTATTACCCAGAGTGGCAGATAATGCAAACGGAAAAAATCTTGGGAGTACATCCCCGTAGTCAAAAGTTTGTATATAAGCGACCGTGGTAAGGTAGACAGGCATCAGAAGTCGTTTCGCAGTAGAAACGAAAACATTTCTTACTTTCTTAGAAGAACACAATTAATATCAACCATGAAGCTGTTAATTTTTGTGCTGGCCTTATCGTGTGCTATTGTTTATGCGAGCGCTGATTTGTGGAAACCCAAGCCACTTCCATTGCCCACTGGTCCGATTCTTTCATATGTAAGTAATTGTAACTTAAGtaatatactatttaaataaattaatgttgaaatctataagtttattttaaattcgagTTCGTATAGCTAAActgatttttatacatttttttcttaattactatttgattacttaattatttaaattcaacataatatatatcgatgtttcacacatttaaaattaaaaaactcttcttataaatgcaatattaattatcgccTCATTTGATGTAGCATgaaaaattagtaattatacatacatggttatgcatatattataatactatatatcaCACCGCAATTACTTTGTGTTTCTCACATGACTCACAAAGGCAACTGTCAAATTTGGAATTGTCATTGAACGGAAATTTTCTAGGTTGAAAAGTATCTTTGCACTCTCTCGAATGATTTCTATCTTTCTTGCATACTTATATGTTCTTGCATACTTATAACTTCTAAATacggtaataaataaaaaaaactgtctttggaagaataatttctattgttttgatatattaatgtgtAACTTCACTGTGCcatcaatttatcatttagacaaaacaatatttattgttaataaaagaatattttcattttaaatataaagcattgatattaaatttagataatttaataatcaatgtaaattaaaatataattatttaaaaatcaatttagttataaattcaaatttaaaatgaatgtGTCAAGAAATaaacatgtatttatatatacaaaagaattatattttcaatgttgTTGATCTTTCTTTATAGAATTCTGACCAAACCGAAAAAGATTTTGATATAACTGGTGACTCTCGCTTCAGGCGGGAGGCAGAACCACAAAAAACTTCAATAAATGTCCAAGCGACGCAGCCTCTAAGTCGCCCCAAGACCCCCAACCAAAGTCGGCAACCTACTTGGGATCTTAACGTCaatcgtaatatttataacaatggtCGCACAACGGCTGATGTCTACGGAGGACTGAATAAAGTTCCTGGACAACGAAGGCAGCCGCACTTTGGCGTCCAGGCTGAAAGAAACTTTGGAAATAAGGGTTTCATTAGAGGTCACACTCAGTTTCAACCACGCCCGGGAGGCCATGGACTCTCTCCCTCGGTTGGCGTAACCGGTGGTTTTCGCTTCAGGCGAGAGGCGGAACCACAAGGAACTTCAATAAACTTCCAGGGAACGCAGCCTCTGAGCGGCCCGAACCGCCAACCTAGCTGGGATCTTAACGCCaatcgtaatatttataacaatggtCGCACAACGGCTGATGTCTACGGAGGACTGAATAAAGTTCCTGGACAACGAGTGCAGCCGCACTTTGGCGTCCAGGCTGAAAGAAACTTTGGAAATAAGGGTTTCATTAGAGGTCACACTCAGTTTCAACCACGCCCGGGAGGCCATGGACTCTCTCCCTCGGTTGGCGTAACCGGTGGTTTTCGCTTCAGGCGAGAGGCTGAACCACAAGGAACTTCAATAAACTTCCAGGGAACGCAGCCTCTGAGCGGCCCGAACCGCCAACCTAACTGGGATCTTAATGCCaatcgtaatatttataacaatggtCGCACAACGGCTGATGTCTACGGAGGACTGAATAAAGTTCCTGGACAACGAGTGCAGCCGCACTTCGGCGTCCAGGCTGAAAGAAACTTTGGCAATAACGGTTTCATCAGAGGTCATACTCAGTTTCAACCACGCCCGGGAGGCCATGGACTGTCTCCCTCGGTTGGTGTAACCGGTGGTTTTCGATTCAGAAGGACAATCGAAGATGCTGATGAAGCAGTATCCGCCGaagagtattaatttttaagttaatacttaaatcaatattattaatatacatatttataaaaatattatttttttaaactgattCTCTTCATATTGTTAAGACTATATCTAtctatgcataaaatatataatattttatatattatttgtaaattacgaTATTTTGAGGctatttcatgaaatattgtatttctaatattcgcatgtttttaatatcatttatttatatgaataaaattttatagaaatatttttttctgtgtatatacatgtatttaataattactttattttataaacaaagtaGTTGCTATTAGCGGCGAGATCTTAGATAAGTTAATGCATTGAATCATTTAAAGGCTGTGTGTCGTGAAAacttataacaattttatattaattatattctcattcttcaaacatttcataattaatttttcattacaaagattaagaaaaaatttactttcaaaataaatataattttatttaattcttactatatgtattgcaaaataaataataactacgGCCGAAAACACATAGTGTCTCGACAAACACTTGACTGTATCAAATCGTGTCCAACGTTACACTGGTCGGTGTAATCTCACGTGTAACTTAGCAGGTTCCCAAACGACTTAGCACTTCCGAGCGACGGGCAAATCCAATAACCCTCGACAAGCGTGACAAGGGCGCAGGGTTTTTTTCGCAAGAGGTCTCCGGACAACATGACGATTAAACGTTTTCGCTCGGGCGAGAGGAACAGTAGTCATCCTGCACGTGGCCACT is a genomic window of Cataglyphis hispanica isolate Lineage 1 chromosome 5, ULB_Chis1_1.0, whole genome shotgun sequence containing:
- the LOC126849526 gene encoding uncharacterized protein LOC126849526; its protein translation is MKLLIFVLALSCAIVYASADLWKPKPLPLPTGPILSYNSDQTEKDFDITGDSRFRREAEPQKTSINVQATQPLSRPKTPNQSRQPTWDLNVNRNIYNNGRTTADVYGGLNKVPGQRRQPHFGVQAERNFGNKGFIRGHTQFQPRPGGHGLSPSVGVTGGFRFRREAEPQGTSINFQGTQPLSGPNRQPSWDLNANRNIYNNGRTTADVYGGLNKVPGQRVQPHFGVQAERNFGNKGFIRGHTQFQPRPGGHGLSPSVGVTGGFRFRREAEPQGTSINFQGTQPLSGPNRQPNWDLNANRNIYNNGRTTADVYGGLNKVPGQRVQPHFGVQAERNFGNNGFIRGHTQFQPRPGGHGLSPSVGVTGGFRFRRTIEDADEAVSAEEY